A part of Haliotis asinina isolate JCU_RB_2024 chromosome 10, JCU_Hal_asi_v2, whole genome shotgun sequence genomic DNA contains:
- the LOC137299001 gene encoding uncharacterized protein: protein MVIQEVCEGTLSSVCSIDVTLQPPIDCDQRGLFQIVLDMQRQIMDVKASVDSLRQEVRMNHEQVMKQLIRIEGSNEEGAKRPRSRRHSFQVIRTSSEDTSIDSQILTTHLLQVPQHGQRRSRGSETDD from the exons ATGGTGATACAAGAGGTATGTGAAGGTACTTTGTCCTCAGTCTGTTCGATAG ATGTCACACTGCAGCCTCCTATTGATTGTGATCAGAGGGGCCTCTTTCAAATCGTCCTGGACATGCAACGCCAGATCATGGATGTCAAAGCTTCTGTAG ATTCACTTCGGCAGGAGGTTCGGATGAACCATGAGCAAGTCATGAAGCAGTTAATAAGGATTGAAG GAAGTAATGAGGAAGGCGCTAAGAGACCTCGGAGTCGGCGCCACAGC TTTCAGGTcataaggacttcttctgaaGACACGTCTATTGACAGCCAAATATTGACAACGCATCTCCTACAGGTCCCACAACATGGACAAAGACGCAGTAGGGGAAGTGAAACTGACGATTAG
- the LOC137298829 gene encoding uncharacterized protein — MTSSSETNHSSSSGEESLDNLQKGPGVQCAYTLYTSSCEDSGGSRDETFEYTVNDPENDASNNCGEETMHTETNILDSKSDADTERQATPSHVCHQEDLLEQIKIQMEGKLDELKDTLLKEISEIKNTQKEIQQDLVRLKGSCNDGDGSITALHYEPYERRAQYTVRPLSTTGTETTLSDVETQTPESWDVEPDADIEITSL, encoded by the exons ATGACGTCTAGTTCAGAGACTAACCATTCGAGTTCCTCAGGTGAGGAATCGCTTGACAATCTTCAAAAAGGTCCAGGTGTTCAGTGTGCCTACACACtatacacatcttcatgtgaaGACAGCGGCGGATCACGAGATGAAACATTCGAATATACAGTAAATGATCCTGAAAATGATGCAAGCAACAACTGCGGTGAAGAAACGATGCACACGGAGACGAACATCTTGGATTCTAAATCAG ATGCTGACACTGAAAGACAAGCGACGCCGTCTCACGTGTGTCATCAGGAAGATTTGCTGGAGcagataaaaatacaaatggaaGGGAAACTCGATGAACTGAAAG ACACGCTCCTCAAGGAGATAAGTGAGATAAAAAACACTCAGAAGGAGATTCAACAAGATTTGGTGAGATTGAAAG GTAGCTGTAACGATGGCGATGGCAGTATAACGGCTCTGCACTATGAACCCTACGAGAGACGTGCCCAGTATACT GTTCGCCCTCTGAGTACAACTGGCACAGAAACCACCTTGTCTGACGTGGAAACTCAAACACCCGAATCGTGGGATGTGGAACCAGACGCAGACATTGAGATCACCAGTCTTTAA